From the Eremothecium cymbalariae DBVPG#7215 chromosome 6, complete sequence genome, one window contains:
- the APN2 gene encoding DNA-(apurinic or apyrimidinic site) lyase APN2 (similar to Ashbya gossypii AFR016W) gives MDTVHGELKAPNNVRFITFNVNGIRTLFSHYPFSRMNNSLSQLFKFLDGDIITFQELKIDRLTVSKWGIVDDAYSFITIPKVKRGYSGVGCWVRIREESDPLSSLLKVVKAEEGITGLLKVKRNGELVSYRDDPTIGIGGYENLPYSDDAEELDSQGRCVIIELACGIVVISTYCPANSTQTEEGEVFRMKFLKLLFKRVRNLKEQGKEVVLMGDINVSRDLIDKAEALEQQRLIIRDADAGLEFEKKYMNAVRGFIYDPLRITCRMLNEMLADSIIPEFARNGILIDSTRYIQGRNRLKMYTVWNTIMNSRPVNYGSRLDYIFVTTALQSRIRNANIWPQIMGSDHCPVFLDLSFTKITAVVLDKTYPIPKFEARLKYNLNQKNIMDMFKPGSMISFKEKPNLVRNRIAKRMSKNTPNIQSHFDNKNKKREIDIGKLNIYSLKKTNEAQAADEKGLDST, from the coding sequence ATGGATACAGTGCATGGGGAATTAAAGGCACCTAACAATGTTCGGTTTATTACATTTAATGTTAATGGCATTCGCACTTTGTTTTCGCACTATCCTTTCAGTAGGATGAATAATTCTCTAAGCCAACTGTTCAAATTTTTAGATGGTGATATTATCACATTCCAGGAATTGAAGATCGACCGGCTCACGGTTTCCAAATGGGGGATTGTTGATGATGCCTATTCTTTCATTACAATTCCCAAAGTAAAACGTGGTTATTCTGGGGTTGGATGTTGGGTCCGAATTCGAGAAGAATCTGATCCTTTGAGTTCATTGCTAAAGGTAGTCAAAGCTGAAGAAGGTATCACTGGATTACTTAAAGTTAAGAGAAATGGTGAGCTTGTCTCATATCGTGATGATCCTACAATCGGTATTGGTGGATATGAAAACTTGCCTTATAGCGATGATGCTGAAGAGCTAGATAGCCAGGGCCGCTGCGTAATAATTGAATTGGCTTGTGGTATTGTGGTTATTTCCACTTACTGTCCTGCGAATTCAACTCAAACGGAGGAAGGGGAAGTATTCAGAATGAAGTTCTTAAAGTTATTATTTAAGAGGGTCAGGAACTTGAAAGAACAAGGAAAGGAGGTTGTGCTTATGGGGGATATAAATGTCAGCAGAGATTTGATTGATAAAGCAGAAGCATTGGAACAACAACGTTTAATAATTCGGGATGCAGACGCTGgtttggaatttgaaaagaaatatatgaatGCAGTAAGAGGTTTTATCTATGATCCCTTAAGAATAACATGTCGCATGCTGAATGAGATGCTAGCTGATTCAATTATTCCTGAATTTGCCCGAAATGGGATATTGATAGACTCAACTAGATACATACAAGGTAGGAATAGGCTTAAGATGTATACAGTATGGAATACGATAATGAACTCAAGACCTGTAAACTATGGCTCACGACTCGACTATATTTTTGTAACTACCGCTCTACAATCAAGAATAAGGAATGCCAATATATGGCCGCAGATAATGGGTTCGGACCACTGTCCAGTGTTTTTAGACCTTTCATTTACAAAAATAACAGCTGTTGTCTTAGATAAAACATATCCAATACCAAAGTTTGAAGCAAGACTCAAATACAACTTAAAccaaaagaatattatgGATATGTTCAAACCTGGCAGCATGATATCATTTAAAGAGAAGCCAAACTTGGTTCGTAATCGGATTGCCAAAAGGATGTCAAAAAATACTCCTAATATTCAAAGTCATTTCGATAAtaagaacaagaaaagGGAGATTGATATTGGGAAACTTAATATTTATTCCCTAAAGAAGACAAATGAAGCACAGGCTGCAGATGAAAAGGGACTTGATAGTACTTGA
- the POP8 gene encoding ribonuclease P (similar to Ashbya gossypii AFR017C): MILIMFKTAHYLIHFIYIFAMSSSCKHANDWYYFKLKLTSPNVEQDSNTHLDEMTWRQFIRHALKHSHGVFGEAIEFDFLNQDNGTAYVKVGYDDRDNFSSALSSYISSDELVGFPLVIHILQSTPNAASLHVEESDFIWLNNYIEIEKSDLECK; the protein is encoded by the exons ATGATACTTATTATGTTCAAGACGGCCCATTATCTAATTCatttcatatatatattcgCAATGTCTAGTTCTTGCAAGCATGCAAATGAttggtattattttaaattaaaatt AACATCGCCAAATGTGGAGCAGGACTCAAACACTCATCTCGATGAAATGACTTGGAGACAATTCATAAGACACGCTTTGAAACATTCGCATGGGGTTTTTGGGGAAGCAATTGAATTTGACTTTTTAAATCAGGACAATGGTACTGCGTACGTTAAAGTAGGATACGATGATCGTGATAATTTCTCTTCTGCGCTATCATCATACATTTCAAGCGATGAACTTGTTGGCTTTCCATTGGTTATTCATATACTGCAATCTACTCCTAACGCAGCCTCTCTTCATGTAGAGGAAAGCGATTTTATATGGTTAAATAACTATATCGAGATTGAAAAATCTGATTTGGaatgtaaataa
- the PEP1 gene encoding type I sorting receptor (similar to Ashbya gossypii AFR018C): MIVFWVLVLFSWAAVVIGESKKPVVEETGFDGMNIFAFSDSTTMVKGWKREIQLSRNGGVEWEVVQKVNDDFLSVHIDPNYPKYRAVAMLKDGSVYLTEDQGKTWNKIYKFEVIDERLSELLMIDFISHPANENYMILKMAFTLPGLSPIDFNDFRHMLNDVRYSHVVSGDKGKSFKSIYEYSPEVLVQCRFIRETRESQQAKESSIICLNYIVKSHSANVFRTDDWKTKTDVGKFENEHVISVALLDKYIAVITSEDKFNAYSVKNLWICKDGDNFRKAVFPTHIRHEEILKDAMVSGERIILNIPTKKFRHGKYGLTTFISDTSGYKFSMLATHIQNGFDLVDSFQVLDLDGTFSANLHSRDGRSKNILSLDYGKTWEQIKFNENEKRKGYFCDIKDTEHCTLHVTPSTSLYVQRAFHVGGVAGIRMGIGYVHDSVKSKTSKWMTFLSRDYGLTWSKVFDFPVGYVIGDYGNIILALPSDPQDDGDPASEFYYSIDQGYNWNEYEFGETFSISLLSGATLDVSGSYFILNAQSLERGDIKQYAISFSNIFGDAVCSNSDLEDWYMMDGRCVNGAKHKFRRRKHDSMCLLKSFSPEPIYTLEPCECTVDDYECSDHFSLDIHGTCVPDYNLLAYSGLCQGSKEVTLPQLQKQAGNKCKNPLQLKETKVSCMDSMKENADIQVTEFTYNGNFLTYQYFNSLEDDSFLVGTDLHEVLVSNDGGMTINLVDTSGEQIVEIVLNPYSNNDAYLFGKDNSLFITEDRGHGFRTVRLPDSKQLHLPLTFHPHDSKTFIYYGGQNCEVLDNPKCHPVAFLTRDGGDSFSELLSGAINCEFVGALYEYPAHKDMIMCQVRDKDTKQKSLVTSIDYFTDNKDQVFDNILGMFTTGHYTAIAVIHSLDEVRSYITIDGKSFAESKFPADFKMEKQRAYTILGSQMGAIFLHITTFMDQGLQFGTLMKTNSNGTFCVGLEDSVNRNKAGFVDYETVEGLEGILLINVVDNANAILKGKSKEKKLKSKISFNDGSDWSYITPPSKNSDGKRYHCKKKDLKHCSLNIHGYTDRKDIRDTLSSGSALGFMVAVGNVGEHLLPYEECSTFITEDGGITWQEVKKTPHHWEYGDRGSIVVLVPDIQETNTLTYSIDGGKTWDNYQFAEQKVMVKDIVTVPQDSSMRFLLIAKSKSITGEKTKTYAISFAHIFKRACNIDPGNKENTDLEYFPVLHPGSDCLFGHKAEVLKKINHDCYIGSPPLKERYKIVKNCSCTRSDFECDYNFYKASDGTCKLVKGFDPNEPKEVCEKDRSLIEYFEPTGYRKIPFSTCNGGLKLEKLSSALPCPGKEKEFKRKHGLDGGIVFSIWSMYLVFFSITLWYIYHRGIRRNGGFARFSEIRLGDDELIEENSIDKVINNIVRTGVFVFSAILTGTQLFKRELRNTFQRVRERISGRRGPSYTTLIHDQFLDEADDLLSGHDNDASDLATFIDDEGAFEVDDEFLGLPETSPRHSNAVEP, translated from the coding sequence ATGATAGTCTTTTGGGTGCtggttttattttcatGGGCGGCTGTGGTGATAGGTGAGTCGAAGAAACCGGTAGTGGAGGAAACAGGGTTTGATggaatgaatatatttgcCTTCAGTGATAGTACGACAATGGTGAAAGGCTGGAAAAGGGAAATTCAACTTAGTCGGAATGGTGGTGTTGAATGGGAAGTCGTTCAGAAGGTGAATGATGACTTTCTATCTGTGCATATTGATCCAAATTACCCTAAATATAGGGCAGTGGCGATGTTAAAAGATGGGAGTGTGTACTTAACGGAAGACCAAGGGAAGACATGGAACAAGATATATAAGTTTGAGGTTATCGATGAGAGGTTATCTGAGCTTTTGATGATTGATTTTATATCTCATCCAGCAAATGAAAACTatatgatattgaagatggcATTTACTTTGCCAGGGCTGTCCCCTATAGACTTTAATGACTTTCGTCATATGTTAAATGATGTGCGGTACTCTCATGTAGTTTCTGGTGATAAGGGGAAGTCATTTAAGTCGATATATGAGTACTCTCCTGAGGTGTTGGTTCAATGTAGGTTTATTCGAGAAACCCGTGAATCTCAGCAAGCGAAGGAATCTTCGATTATATGCTTAAATTATATTGTGAAGTCTCATTCAGCCAATGTCTTTCGTACAGATGAttggaaaacaaagacTGATGTTGGAAAGTTTGAGAACGAGCATGTTATTTCTGTCGCTTTATTGGACAAATATATTGCAGTAATCACGTCTGAAGATAAGTTTAATGCTTATTCCGTGAAAAACCTTTGGATTTGTAAAGACGGTGATAACTTTCGCAAGGCAGTCTTTCCGACTCATATAAGGCATGAAGAGATATTAAAGGATGCAATGGTAAGTGGAGAGAGAATTATACTTAACATACCTACGAAGAAGTTTCGACATGGTAAGTACGGATTAACTACTTTTATATCTGACACTAGTGGGTATAAATTTTCAATGTTGGCTACCCACATACAAAATGGATTCGATCTGGTAGACTCCTTTCAAGTATTGGATCTTGATGGTACCTTTTCTGCTAATTTACATTCGCGAGACGGTAGGagtaaaaatatattgtcATTAGACTATGGTAAAACCTGGGAACAGATAAAATTcaatgaaaatgaaaaacGCAAAGGTTATTTTTGTGATATTAAAGATACTGAGCACTGTACTTTGCATGTGACACCTTCTACCTCTCTCTATGTTCAAAGAGCTTTCCACGTGGGCGGTGTTGCAGGAATTAGAATGGGTATTGGCTACGTTCATGATTCTGTTAAATCTAAAACATCCAAATGGATGACTTTCTTATCTAGGGACTATGGTCTCACCTGGTCGAAAGTCTTTGACTTTCCTGTAGGCTATGTCATAGGTGATTACGGTAACATTATTCTAGCCCTTCCATCTGATCCACAGGATGATGGTGACCCTGCTAGTGAATTTTACTACTCTATAGATCAAGGTTACAATTGGAATGAATATGAATTTGGTGAAACTTTTTCCATTTCTCTATTGTCTGGCGCCACTTTAGATGTTTCTGGTTCctattttatattaaatGCTCAATCACTAGAAAGGGGTGACATAAAACAGTATgcaatttcattttctaatatatttggcGATGCAGTATGTTCAAATTCAGACCTTGAGGATTGGTACATGATGGATGGAAGATGTGTTAATGGAGCTAAACATAAGTTTAGAAGGAGGAAGCATGACTCCATGTGTTTGTTAAAAAGCTTCTCTCCAGAACCGATATACACTTTAGAACCATGTGAATGTACTGTAGATGACTATGAATGTTCTGATCACTTTTCCTTGGACATTCACGGTACATGTGTTCCCGATTATAACCTATTAGCATATTCTGGACTGTGTCAAGGATCTAAGGAAGTCACATTACCTCAGTTGCAAAAGCAAGCTGGAAATAAGTGTAAAAACCCACTGCAGCTTAAAGAAACCAAGGTTTCCTGTATGGACAGTATGAAAGAAAATGCAGATATCCAAGTCACAGAATTTACTTATAATGGAAATTTCTTGACATACCAATACTTTAATTCTCTGGAAGATGATTCTTTTTTAGTAGGAACGGACTTACATGAAGTTCTTGTATCTAATGATGGTGGTATGACAATAAATCTAGTCGACACATCTGGAGAGCAAATTGTGGAGATTGTGCTTAATCCATATTCCAATAATGATGCTTATCTATTCGGCAAAGATAACAGTTTGTTTATAACAGAAGATAGAGGTCATGGCTTCAGGACTGTTCGCCTACCAGATTCCAAACAATTGCATCTTCCTCTAACCTTTCATCCACatgattcaaaaacttttatCTACTATGGAGGTCAGAATTGCGAAGTTTTGGACAATCCTAAATGTCATCCTGTAGCCTTTCTAACCAGAGATGGAGGTGATTCCTTTAGCGAATTATTATCTGGAGCTATCAATTGTGAATTTGTTGGTGCTCTCTACGAATATCCAGCACACAAAGATATGATTATGTGCCAGGTGAGAGATAAAGACACGAAGCAAAAGTCGTTAGTAACATCTATTGATTATTTTACCGATAACAAAgatcaagtttttgataatatactCGGTATGTTCACCACAGGTCATTATACGGCTATTGCCGTAATTCATAGTTTGGACGAAGTTCGTTCTTATATCACTATCGATGGGAAATCTTTTGCCGAATCTAAGTTTCCTGCAGACTTTAAGATGGAAAAGCAACGGGCATATACTATATTAGGCTCTCAAATGGGTGCCATATTCTTACATATAACAACATTTATGGATCAGGGGCTTCAGTTTGGAACTTTAATGAAAACGAACTCAAATGGAACATTTTGTGTTGGTTTGGAAGATTCTGTTAACAGAAATAAAGCAGGATTTGTCGATTACGAAACCGTTGAGGGTCTAGAGGGTATCCTGTTAATTAATGTTGTTGACAATGCAAATGCCATTTTAAAAGGAAAATCtaaagagaagaaattgaaatctaaaatttcatttaatGATGGTTCCGATTGGAGTTATATCACTCCTCCATCCAAAAATTCTGATGGTAAACGTTATCACTGTAAAAAGAAGGATTTGAAACATTGTTCACTCAACATCCACGGTTATACTGATAGGAAAGATATCAGGGACACCCTTTCGTCAGGCTCTGCTTTAGGTTTCATGGTTGCTGTAGGGAATGTTGGTGAACATTTGTTGCCTTACGAGGAATGTTCTACATTCATTACAGAAGATGGAGGAATCACCTGGCAGGAAGTAAAGAAAACGCCTCATCATTGGGAATATGGTGATCGTGGTAGTATTGTTGTATTAGTGCCTGATATTCAGGAGACAAATACCTTGACTTATTCAATTGATGGAGGCAAAACATGGGACAATTATCAATTTGCAGAACAAAAGGTAATGGTCAAAGATATTGTTACTGTTCCACAGGACTCTAGTATGAGGTTTTTATTGATTGCAAAGTCAAAGTCTATTACGGGAGAAAAGACGAAGACGTATGCTATATCTTTTGCTCATATATTCAAGAGAGCATGTAATATTGACCCGGGcaacaaagaaaatacTGACCTTGAATACTTCCCGGTTTTACATCCCGGTTCTGACTGTCTATTTGGACACAAAGCAgaggttttgaaaaaaataaatcatGACTGTTATATTGGAAGTCCTCCATTGAAAGAGCGTTATAAAATCGTAAAGAATTGTTCATGTACAAGAAGTGATTTTGAATGCGATTATAACTTTTATAAAGCTTCGGATGGAACCTGCAAATTAGTGAAGGGTTTCGACCCAAACGAACCTAAGGAAGTTTGTGAAAAGGATAGATCTTTGATCGAATACTTTGAGCCAACAGGATACAGGAAGATACCCTTTTCTACGTGTAATGGGGGTTTAAAGCTGGAGAAGTTGAGCTCAGCCCTCCCATGTCCAGGTAAGGAAAAGGAATTCAAACGAAAGCATGGTTTAGATGGTGGAATTGTATTTTCGATTTGGTCGATGTATTTGGTATTCTTTTCCATCACATTGTGGTATATTTACCACCGTGGTATCAGAAGAAACGGTGGTTTTGCTAGATTCTCTGAAATTCGCcttggtgatgatgaattgatcGAGGAAAATAGTATAGACAAAGTTATAAACAACATTGTTAGAACTGGCGTCTTTGTTTTCTCGGCTATATTAACGGGGACCCAATTATTCAAAAGAGAACTCAGAAATACATTTCAAAGAGTGAGGGAAAGAATCTCCGGGAGAAGAGGCCCAAGTTATACAACTCTAATCCACGACCAATTCTTAGATGAGGCTGATGATCTATTATCTGGCCACGATAATGATGCTAGTGATCTGGCTACTTTCATTGATGACGAAGGTGcatttgaagttgatgatgaatttttGGGATTACCTGAAACTTCACCACGTCACAGTAATGCCGTTGAGCCTTAG
- the FUS3 gene encoding mitogen-activated serine/threonine-protein kinase FUS3 (similar to Ashbya gossypii AFR019W): MGKKIVFNISSEFQLKALLGEGAYGIVCSAVHKPTGEIVAIKKIEPFERTLFSLRTLREIKILKHFQHENIISIYDIQKPASFETFNEVYIIQELMQTDLHRVIATQALSDDHIQYFIYQTLRGLKVLHGSNIIHRDLKPSNLLLNANCDLKICDFGLARIDNGDNTEIEQNQLSGMTEYVATRWYRAPEVMLTAAKYTKAIDIWSCGCILAELFLKRPLFAGKDYKHQLMLIFELLGTPVGADLVSIRSRRAREYISTLPRYHKITLRTLIPGASALGIDLLERMLVFDPRKRITAADALRHPYLATYHDPLDEPEGAPIPASFFEFDRYKDRLTTRDLKQLLWDEVFLDNSHDTSN; this comes from the coding sequence ATGGGTAAGAAGATTGTGTTTAACATTAGCTCAGAGTTCCAATTGAAAGCGCTTCTCGGAGAAGGTGCATATGGGATTGTATGCTCAGCAGTACACAAGCCTACAGGTGAGATAGTCGCTATCAAGAAGATAGAGCCATTTGAAAGAACGCTGTTCTCCCTCAGAACACTGCgtgaaataaaaattctaaaaCATTTCCAACATGAGAATATAATCAGTATTTATGATATCCAAAAGCCGGCGTCTTTCGAGACATTTAACGAGGTTTATATCATTCAAGAGCTCATGCAAACAGACCTACACCGGGTGATTGCGACACAAGCACTGTCGGATGACCATATCCAATATTTCATCTACCAGACGTTACGCGGTCTCAAAGTTCTGCACGGTAGCAATATTATACACAGGGACCTTAAACCTTCAAACCTCCTTCTTAATGCCAATTGTGACCTCAAGATCTGCGATTTCGGCCTGGCACGTATTGATAATGGTGATAACACTGAAATAGAACAAAACCAGCTTTCGGGCATGACAGAGTATGTGGCTACCAGATGGTACCGTGCTCCGGAGGTGATGCTCACTGCGGCAAAATACACGAAAGCCATTGATATCTGGTCGTGCGGGTGCATTCTTGCTGAACTCTTTTTAAAGAGGCCACTTTTCGCTGGCAAGGACTACAAGCACCAGCTAATGCTAATATTTGAGCTGCTTGGCACTCCAGTAGGAGCAGATCTCGTTTCCATAAGATCTCGCCGCGCAAGAGAGTACATAAGCACCTTACCCCGCTACCACAAGATTACCTTGCGCACACTCATTCCAGGTGCTAGTGCACTTGGAATCGACTTGCTCGAGCGAATGCTGGTGTTCGACCCCAGAAAACGCATCACCGCTGCAGACGCTCTCAGGCACCCTTATTTGGCTACCTACCATGATCCTCTCGACGAACCGGAAGGTGCTCCAATCCCCGCCTCGTTCTTTGAATTCGATCGCTACAAGGATCGGCTCACCACCAGAGATCTGAAACAGCTTCTCTGGGACGAGGTTTTCCTGGACAACAGCCACGACACAAGCAACTAG
- the ACH1 gene encoding acetyl-CoA hydrolase (similar to Ashbya gossypii AFR020W), with protein MTVSQLLKQRVRYSPYLSKVRLAEEVVPLFKNGQYIGWSGFTGVGSPKAVPTALAQYVEENGLQGQLGFNLFVGASAGPEENRWAELDMIKRRAPHQVGKPIARSINEGKILFFDKHLSMFPQDLTYGYYTRERTDGKILDYTIIEATAIKEDGSIVPGPSVGGSPEFIVAADKVIIEVNTATPSFEGLHDIDMPVNPPNRLPYPYTRVDDRCGIDSIPVDPSKVVALVESTERDKVGPNSPSDDVSRAIAGHLVDFLETEVSQGRMPANLHPLQSGIGNIANAVIEGLAGASFKNLNVWTEVLQDSFLDLFENGSLEFATATSVRLTEAGFDKFFQNWDSYSTKLCLRSQVVSNSPELIRRLGVIAMNTPVEVDIYAHANSTNVSGSRMLNGLGGSADFLRNAKLSIMHAPSARPTKTDPTGISSIVPMVSHVDQTEHDLDILVTDQGLADLRGLAPRERAREIIRSCAHPDYKPILLDYLQRAEHYATRTRSLHEPHMLKDAFKFHINLAENGSMKVKSWD; from the coding sequence ATGACAGTGTCGCAGCTGTTAAAACAAAGAGTGAGATATAGCCCTTATTTGTCCAAGGTGCGTCTTGCGGAGGAGGTTGTGCCATTGTTTAAGAATGGGCAGTATATAGGATGGTCAGGGTTTACAGGAGTGGGGTCGCCCAAAGCTGTGCCAACTGCATTGGCGCAGTATGTTGAAGAGAACGGGTTGCAGGGGCAGCTTGGGTTTAATTTGTTTGTAGGGGCGTCAGCGGGTCCAGAGGAAAACCGGTGGGCCGAGTTGGACATGATCAAAAGGCGGGCACCGCATCAGGTTGGGAAGCCTATAGCCAGGTCTATTAACGAGGGCaagatattattctttGATAAACATTTGTCTATGTTCCCGCAAGACCTGACTTACGGGTACTACACGCGTGAGAGAACGGACGGTAAAATTTTGGATTATACGATCATCGAGGCCACTGCAATTAAAGAGGACGGATCCATAGTACCAGGTCCTTCCGTAGGCGGATCGCCTGAATTTATTGTCGCGGCAGACAAGGTTATTATTGAGGTGAACACGGCGACACCTTCTTTTGAAGGGTTGCACGACATAGATATGCCTGTGAACCCTCCAAACAGGCTACCCTACCCATATACCCGCGTGGACGATCGTTGTGGCATCGACTCGATCCCTGTGGATCCCTCCAAGGTGGTTGCTCTTGTCGAATCCACAGAGCGTGACAAGGTCGGTCCCAATTCCCCCTCTGACGATGTTTCCCGCGCCATTGCTGGCCATTTGGTCGACTTTTTAGAAACCGAGGTGTCTCAAGGTCGCATGCCTGCCAATTTGCACCCATTGCAGAGCGGCATCGGAAACATTGCAAATGCCGTCATCGAGGGTTTAGCGGGTgcatctttcaaaaatttaaacGTCTGGACTGAGGTCTTACAAGATTCCTTCTTGGACCTATTTGAAAATGGCTCCCTTGAGTTCGCAACAGCAACCAGTGTTCGCTTAACCGAGGCTGGCTTCGACaaatttttccaaaactgGGACAGCTACTCAACCAAGCTCTGTCTTCGCTCCCAGGTCGTCTCCAACAGTCCTGAATTGATTCGTCGTTTGGGAGTCATTGCCATGAACACCCCCGTGGAAGTGGACATCTACGCTCATGCCAATTCCACCAATGTGTCTGGCTCCCGCATGCTAAACGGCCTAGGAGGCTCCGCCGACTTTTTGAGAAACGCCAAGTTGTCAATCATGCACGCCCCTTCGGCCAGACCTACCAAAACTGACCCCACGGGTATCTCCTCCATCGTACCCATGGTCTCCCATGTCGATCAAACCGAACACGACTTGGACATTCTTGTCACTGACCAAGGCCTAGCGGATTTGCGCGGTCTTGCACCCCGCGAGCGTGCTCGCGAGATAATCCGTTCTTGCGCCCACCCGGACTATAAACCAATCTTGCTAGACTACTTACAACGTGCCGAACACTACGCAACACGCACCCGTTCCTTACACGAGCCCCATATGCTAAAGGATGCATTTAAGTTTCACATAAACTTGGCTGAAAACGGCTCCATGAAAGTAAAGTCCTGGGATTAG
- a CDS encoding Mg-dependent acid phosphatase (similar to Ashbya gossypii ADL361C), with protein sequence MINYPDVAAFDLDYTLWPCFCDTHLTPPFTPVKLPSGEVQTIIDSCGRQISLYPDIPDILSDLKTHGTLIVSASRTWAPDIAKQMLACYKIRTRPDGPPIPLLQIFDALSWGDHPKINHIRDALRTIHDNTNNNPHGTANPAHSLAHRDLSDIRSLKICLFDDEPRNRDVEAHGVSYVHVRDRKRGTTWDLYQAFLAAA encoded by the coding sequence ATGATCAACTACCCCGACGTAGCAGCATTCGACCTAGACTACACCCTCTGGCCCTGTTTCTGCGACACCCACCTCACCCCCCCGTTCACCCCCGTCAAACTCCCCTCTGGCGAGGTCCAAACCATCATCGACTCCTGCGGCCGCCAAATCTCACTTTACCCGGACATCCCGGACATCCTGTCCGATCTCAAAACCCACGGCACACTCATCGTCTCCGCGTCCCGCACATGGGCCCCGGACATCGCCAAACAGATGCTCGCCTGCTACAAAATACGAACCCGCCCAGACGGCCCCCCCATCCCGCTGCTACAAATATTCGACGCCCTGAGCTGGGGCGACCATCCCAAGATTAACCACATCCGTGATGCTCTGCGCACTATCCACGacaacaccaacaacaacccACACGGAACCGCCAACCCGGCCCACAGCCTGGCGCACCGCGACCTCTCGGATATCAGATCCCTAAAAATATGTCTATTCGACGACGAACCCAGGAACCGAGATGTAGAAGCCCACGGAGTTTCTTATGTGCACGTGCGAGACCGCAAACGCGGTACAACCTGGGATCTCTACCAAGCTTTCTTGGCCGCAGCCTAA
- the RTS3 gene encoding Rts3p (similar to KLLA0C11539g -Kluyveromyces lactis): MDGKHRMTGSSSSSSSSRVEQRGNVDPVMDSESEDEGKKSKGDSGGGSTFKTPTTPSKAGSGSMVSLSGGMGGKKGKKRAGQEQVAVCGGAAGGPPPQTQTALGEVEHGPRRLSQEEIVDQMEKEQDAIVMRLLREIDLLREENSRLRRNMGHVLNGEPLSPTPPQSRRSSIASLRQPQLFASAGSMGSTPCSSRRSSFSQMDNLKSDLQKKRNSACSYPITLSSGACGGGGGGGGVGGQLGGKYGGFDYVDGLWSSSAQDQVPVGPGIAGTRTRRRRQSNDPATATGPRLSKLPNRAGYTVL; this comes from the coding sequence ATGGATGGGAAGCACAGGATGACGggtagcagcagcagcagcagcagcagccgGGTGGAACAGCGTGGGAACGTGGATCCGGTTATGGATAGCGAGTCGGAGGACGAGGGAAAGAAGAGCAAGGGTGATTCTGGCGGCGGTTCTACGTTCAAGACGCCGACGACCCCGTCCAAGGCTGGGAGTGGGAGTATGGTGTCGTTGAGCGGGGGCATGGGCGGGAAGAAGGGTAAGAAACGGGCAGGGCAGGAGCAGGTTGCGGTCTGCGGCGGTGCGGCGGGCGGGCCGCCGCCGCAGACGCAGACGGCGTTGGGGGAGGTGGAGCACGGTCCGAGGCGGCTGTCGCAGGAGGAGATTGTGGACCAGATGGAGAAGGAGCAGGATGCCATTGTGATGCGGTTGTTGCGGGAAATTGATCTTCTCAGGGAGGAGAACAGCAGGTTGCGTCGGAACATGGGTCACGTGTTGAATGGGGAGCCGTTGTCGCCCACACCGCCCCAGTCGCGGCGGTCTTCGATTGCGTCGCTGAGACAGCCGCAGCTTTTTGCGTCGGCTGGGTCGATGGGGTCTACTCCGTGTAGTTCGAGGCGGTCGTCGTTTTCGCAGATGGATAATTTGAAGTCGGACTTGCAGAAAAAGAGGAATTCAGCGTGCAGCTATCCGATCACGCTGAGTAGTGGTGCCTGTGGTGGCGGCGGCGGTGGCGGCGGCGTTGGAGGGCAGTTGGGTGGGAAATACGGTGGGTTTGATTATGTCGATGGGTTGTGGTCGTCTTCCGCGCAGGATCAAGTTCCGGTGGGCCCTGGTATTGCGGGAACACGTACGAGACGCCGGAGGCAGTCTAATGATCCTGCGACGGCGACCGGCCCTCGGTTATCCAAGTTGCCGAATCGGGCTGGCTACACTGTTCTTTAG